A section of the Trachemys scripta elegans isolate TJP31775 chromosome 10, CAS_Tse_1.0, whole genome shotgun sequence genome encodes:
- the PIGBOS1 gene encoding protein PIGBOS1, translating into MYGKLPLPHIFLGALLGVAGGFYIYKPIFEQYHRKQNKLKEKLQAPELEEKKE; encoded by the coding sequence ATGTATGGTAAACTGCCATTACCTCATATCTTTCTGGGGGCTCTCCTTGGAGTTGCAGGAGGATTCTACATCTATAAACCAATATTTGAACAATATCACAGAAAACagaataaattaaaagaaaagctgCAAGCACCAGAactagaagagaagaaagaatag